A window of Cryptomeria japonica chromosome 3, Sugi_1.0, whole genome shotgun sequence contains these coding sequences:
- the LOC131874248 gene encoding secreted RxLR effector protein 161-like, protein MEIKRDRKNRMLWLSQRKYMNNVLEKFNMIDCRQLVVPVAQGMKLSVEDCPKSPTEMEDMTKVPYASAVGSLMYAMVYTRPHISLAVGVLSRFMVNLGRPHWNDVKRVFRYLKSTSQYALCYYGNSDRSKRSISIRGFVDSDRAGDIDNRRSTSGYIFLVNGGAVSWMSKRQVVVTLSTTKVEYMVVTHDLKKLFGLGDCVLMLVLM, encoded by the coding sequence ATGGAAATCAAAAGGGACAGGAAGAATAGAATGCTCTGGCTTAGTCAAAGAAAGTATATGAATAATGTTCTGGAGAAATTTAACATGATAGATTGCAGGCAATTAGTTGTTCCAGTGGCTCAAGGAATGAAACTTTCTGTTgaagattgtccaaaatctcctactGAGATGGAGGACATGACTAAAGTGCCTTATGCAAGTGCAGTTGGTagtttaatgtatgcaatggtctATACAAGGCCACACATTTCCCTAGCAGTGGGAGTGCTTAGCAGATTTATGGTGAATCTAGGAAGGCCACATTGGAATGAtgtgaagagagtgtttagatacctaAAGAGTACATCACAGTATGCTTTATGTTATTATGGGAACTCAGATAGATCGAAGAGATCTATTAGCATTCGAGGATTTGTGGATTCTGATAGGGCAGGGGACATTGACAACAGAAGATCCACGAGTGGATATATTTTTCTGGTGAATGGTGGTGCAGTGAGCTGGATGAGCAAGAGACAGGTTGTAGTCACTTTATCCACTACAAAGGTAGAATACATGGTAGTCACACATGATTTAAAGAAGCTATTTGGATTAGGTGATTGTGTTttgatgttggttttgatgtag